ATTGAAATCACAACTTCCAATTTTGTTATACACAAGGGTCTTGTGAAGATAACCAGGCACTTTCCTGAAGTATTGTACAGAACTGATGTGTCCCGTGTTAGTCATTATTTATTTTGGAAAACCAGAATAATTAACCAAATGCAACATAGCACAAACAAACTTCAGCGGTAAGTCCTACATTCAAAATATCCTTACTCCTTGTCCAAACTACCTAATTAAACATCTCACCggacattttttcttttatatgaaataaaaaaaatgaagagtCAGTCATATTGCTTCTACAGCTACATCTATTTGAGGATGTTTCAGCATATCCTGGATGTTTTATTTGAAGACGCTACTGTGTCAGGAATAAAATGATGGCACCAAAAATGAACAGAAAACCTCAACAGCAATGATTCATAGTGAATCCATTTTATAAGGCTGTTTCGCAACCAGCTATTCCTGAGTTGACTGATCTGACCTCTTTTTTTATGGAAAATGTTTTAGCGATCTTGGATCTAAATGTTtttgagaaaaaataataaagtattggGTCAAAGCACAAATTTGAGACAGAAAGCAGCAACGTAGACTCTTTGGCATGGAAGAGTGTCTGCTTTAAATTGCAGTCTGTTATAACATCATTCTGGCTCAATGTGTAAGGGATCCGGACAATATGATAGGGTAGGAAACACACAATATACCCCGCTGTCACCAGAAGTATTTTTACCAAGGCTTCTTTAAAGTTCTCAAACTCTTCGCAATCCTTGTTCTTGTACAGGCTTTTTATCATAAGGCAATTAGATATTAGAATTATACACGAGCAGTTGAAAAAAATGGCAATGCTGATAAAGTTTGTAAGTACGTGCCAGTCTCTtccaattttttgtttaaaatctaTGCATCCAACAATTTCTCTTTCCGGTATGTCATTGATGGGTATTAACATGTTTGGTAACATTATAGATAGCACCAACGCCCAAACGACTGTAGAGATCATCTTAGCAAAtccctttttttgtatttgatacAACTTTGCACTCTCTACTGTTTGA
This region of Pelobates fuscus isolate aPelFus1 chromosome 2, aPelFus1.pri, whole genome shotgun sequence genomic DNA includes:
- the GPR171 gene encoding G-protein coupled receptor 171: MTAKSNSSHMSCDVYKDLEPFTYFYYLIFLVGFFGSCFALWAFTRKDNNQKCTSIYLINLLVADFLLTLALPFKIAVDLGVAPWRLKIFHCQVTACIIYINMYISIIFLGFVSMDRYLQTVESAKLYQIQKKGFAKMISTVVWALVLSIMLPNMLIPINDIPEREIVGCIDFKQKIGRDWHVLTNFISIAIFFNCSCIILISNCLMIKSLYKNKDCEEFENFKEALVKILLVTAGYIVCFLPYHIVRIPYTLSQNDVITDCNLKQTLFHAKESTLLLSVSNLCFDPILYYFFSKTFRSKIAKTFSIKKEVRSVNSGIAGCETAL